The DNA segment CGCCGGATACGAATATGCGGCCGTCCCATTCCAGCGGGTGAAACTGAATTTGCCCTGCAAAAAACATGTTCAGCAAAATCAGCATCAGCGCATAACCGGCATAAAGCATGGGATAACGGCCGTGGCTGAGCAGGCAGGAGGTGGCGATGAAGGGCAGCACGAGAATGCCGAAGCCGGATTCTATGCCGCCGGTAATATAGGTAAGCACCATCACCATCGTAATATCAACGACGGCACTGGCATTGGGCAGCTCGAGCGTTTGGAGCTGCCAGTCGGGTTTGAAAATCGTTAACAGGATTAACAGGCCGTAAACGGTAATCCAACTGTAAAACTCAACGGTGGGAAACATGGTTTTGGCCGTTTCGCCGCCGGAGGAAAAGCTGAACAGGTGAAAGACCAATAGGGAAAGCACAATGGCAATCCGGGCGATGTTGATTAAGCCGGGGATGCGTTCGTTGAGTGTTTCCCAATCCTGTTTAACGAATAATCTGTTTACACTCATGTAATGTCGGGCCTTAGATGTTTTTGTTTTGGGCAGGTTGGTATGGGCAGGGTCGAACAACTCGAATGCAAAGCGGCAAGGCCGCAGTCACCTGAGAGTTGACCGACCGCAGAAGGCAACCGATTGATTACCGTTATTGTAGGGCGTGTCGCCAAAAGCATGGCGGCGGTATGCTTGGTTTTACCGATAACCCCCGCATGCTAACGTTTGGCGGCACAACCCGCCAACGCAACGGTACTCCCGCTCAATATAGTTGCTTCTGTATATTCAAACTTCATGTGATTATACCGAATCTGCGCCGGATAATCTTTTCAGACGGCCTGAAATCTCTAAAACTTTGCCTTTTCTGCCACGTTTGTTGTTTATATCTTGAATCCGCAGGCGCTCTTTATGTGCCGCTCCGCGTTTGCCGGTGCTTTCTACGATAAATTCGGGCGACGAGGTAACGGCGACATGTTCGAGTTTGACGCCGTCTGAAAGGCCGATTAACTGCAAGCCGCGGCCTTTGGCCATCACTTCCAATTCGCCGATGGTAAACGCCAGCAGGCGCGGTTCGTCGGTGGCCAGCAGCACTTTGCACTCGGGGTTGATGAGCGACACGGCATAGATGCTCACCGGCGGCAGGGTTCGCTCTCCGGCTTTGAGCGTCATCACCACTTTACCTGCCTTGATGCGGCTGACCATATCGCCGAGTTTGGCGATAAAGCCGTAGCCGCCGCTGTTGCTCAATAAATAATGCTGTTCGGGCAGGCCGGTCATCATGGCAACGACTTCGGCGCCGTTTTGCAGTTCGATCAGCGAAGCCACGGGAACGCCGTCGCCGCGGCCGCCGGGGATTTCCGCCGCATCGAGCGTGTAGGTGCGGCCGTGCGAATCGAGCACCACCACCGGCCACACGGTGCGGCCTTCGATCACCTGTTTCAACCCGTCGCCTTCTTTGAAGGTGGTTTGGCTTAAATCGACGTTGTGGCCGGCGCGGCTGCGTATCCAGCCTTTGTTCGACAATATCAATGTAACCGGCTCGTCGGCAGTGGTTTGCGTGAGGGTGGCGCGGCTGGCTTCTTCAACCAAAGTGCGGCGTTCGTCGCCATACTGCTTCATGTCGGCCTGCATTTCTTTGACAATCAATTTGCGCTTTTCGTTTTCGTCGCCCAACAATATTTTCAGACGGCCTTCTTCTTCGCGCAGTTCGTTCAATTCTTTTTCGAGCTTGAAACCTTCCAAGCGGGCAAGCTGACGCAGGCGGATTTCGAGAATGTCTTCGGCTTGGATTTCGGTGAGGCCGAACGCCGCCATCAGGTCGGGTTTGGGTTCGTCGGATTCGCGGATAACCTTAATCACTTCGTCGATATGCAGAAAAGCGATCATGCGCCCGTCGAGAATGTGGATGCGTTTTTCCACTTGGGTGAGGCGGAATTTCAGACGGCGTGTAACGGTGATGACGCGGAAATCGAGCCATTCCTGCAAAATGGTTTTAAGGTTTTTCTGCGCGGGGCGGTTGTCCAAGCCCATCATCACCAAGTTCATCGGCACATTGCCTTCCAAACCGGTTTGCGCCATCAGCGTGTTGATGAAGTTTTCCGGTTCGATACGGCTGGATTTCGGCTCGAACACCAAACGCACGGGCGATTCGCCGTCGCTTTCGTCGCGCACTTTTTCCAGCAGCGACAACATCAGCGCTTTGGTGTTTTGCTGGTCTTGCGTGAGGTTTTTCTTGCCGGACTTGGGCTTGGGATTGGTTTGCTCTTCGATTTCGGCGAGGATTTTCTGCGCGCTGGTGTTGGGCGGCAGCTCGGTTACGATAACGCGCCATTGCCCGCGCGCCAGTTTTTCGATTTCGTAACGCGCCCGCACGCGCACGCTGCCTTTGCCGGTTTCGTAAATCTGCTGCAAATCGGCGGCAGATGTGATGATTTGCCCGCCGCCGGCAAAATCGGGCGCGGGAATGTACTGCATCAGGTCGGCGGTTTCCAGCGAAGG comes from the Neisseria dumasiana genome and includes:
- the parC gene encoding DNA topoisomerase IV subunit A — translated: MNEHISQPAVGDDYLLLGQYAERAYLEYAMSVVKGRALPEVSDGQKPVQRRILYAMRDMGLTHGAKPVKSARVVGEILGKYHPHGDASAYDAMVRMAQDFTLRYPLIDGIGNFGSRDGDGAAAMRYTEARLTPIAELLLSEINMGTVDFVPNYDGAFEEPVHLPARLPMVLLNGASGIAVGLATEIPSHNLTEVTQAAIALLKKPSLETADLMQYIPAPDFAGGGQIITSAADLQQIYETGKGSVRVRARYEIEKLARGQWRVIVTELPPNTSAQKILAEIEEQTNPKPKSGKKNLTQDQQNTKALMLSLLEKVRDESDGESPVRLVFEPKSSRIEPENFINTLMAQTGLEGNVPMNLVMMGLDNRPAQKNLKTILQEWLDFRVITVTRRLKFRLTQVEKRIHILDGRMIAFLHIDEVIKVIRESDEPKPDLMAAFGLTEIQAEDILEIRLRQLARLEGFKLEKELNELREEEGRLKILLGDENEKRKLIVKEMQADMKQYGDERRTLVEEASRATLTQTTADEPVTLILSNKGWIRSRAGHNVDLSQTTFKEGDGLKQVIEGRTVWPVVVLDSHGRTYTLDAAEIPGGRGDGVPVASLIELQNGAEVVAMMTGLPEQHYLLSNSGGYGFIAKLGDMVSRIKAGKVVMTLKAGERTLPPVSIYAVSLINPECKVLLATDEPRLLAFTIGELEVMAKGRGLQLIGLSDGVKLEHVAVTSSPEFIVESTGKRGAAHKERLRIQDINNKRGRKGKVLEISGRLKRLSGADSV